The following coding sequences are from one Formosa haliotis window:
- the cas1 gene encoding type II CRISPR-associated endonuclease Cas1: MIKRTLFFGNPAYLSTKHEQLVVNFPEDDKKEVTIPIEDLGYVVLEDPQITITNGLMMKLVQNKTAVITCDKQHLPCGFLQPLVGHSEQTQRIRYQLNASVPLKKQLWQQTVSAKVDNQANHLLQQGKRALKLKRWAKEVKSGDSGNIEAIAAAYYFQSLFEEVDRFSRNQKGVPPNNLLNYGYAILRAVAARALVSSGLLPSVGIFHSNKYNAFCLADDVMEPYRPFVDSLVFDIVETGCNIEDLTQSLKAELLCIPAMDVIIDGKQSPLMVAMSRTTNSLYECFAGVSRKVMYPEFT; encoded by the coding sequence ATGATAAAACGTACTCTCTTCTTCGGTAATCCAGCCTATTTAAGTACAAAACATGAGCAATTGGTAGTCAACTTTCCTGAGGACGATAAGAAAGAAGTGACTATTCCTATTGAAGATTTAGGGTATGTAGTGTTAGAAGATCCGCAAATTACCATTACAAATGGTTTGATGATGAAATTGGTACAAAATAAAACCGCAGTAATTACTTGTGATAAACAACATTTGCCTTGTGGTTTTTTACAACCATTAGTGGGGCATAGTGAACAAACCCAACGGATACGGTATCAATTGAATGCTTCGGTTCCTTTAAAAAAACAACTTTGGCAGCAAACGGTAAGTGCTAAAGTCGATAATCAAGCCAATCACTTGTTGCAACAAGGTAAGCGAGCATTAAAGTTAAAACGTTGGGCAAAGGAAGTTAAAAGTGGGGACTCAGGAAACATTGAAGCAATTGCAGCGGCCTATTATTTTCAGTCATTGTTTGAAGAAGTTGACAGGTTCAGTCGAAACCAAAAAGGCGTACCACCTAATAATTTGCTGAATTATGGTTATGCTATTTTAAGGGCTGTTGCAGCAAGGGCTTTGGTTAGTAGTGGATTATTACCTTCGGTTGGGATTTTTCATAGTAATAAGTACAACGCCTTTTGTTTAGCCGATGATGTAATGGAACCTTACCGGCCATTTGTAGATTCTTTAGTGTTTGATATCGTAGAAACAGGTTGTAATATAGAAGACTTAACACAATCTTTAAAAGCGGAATTGTTATGTATTCCTGCTATGGATGTTATAATTGATGGCAAACAAAGTCCTTTAATGGTAGCTATGAGTAGGACAACAAATAGTTTGTATGAGTGTTTTGCAGGTGTAAGTAGAAAGGTTATGTATCCGGAGTTTACTTAA
- the cas9 gene encoding type II CRISPR RNA-guided endonuclease Cas9 (Cas9, originally named Csn1, is the large, multifunctional signature protein of type II CRISPR/Cas systems. It is well known even to general audiences because its RNA-guided endonuclease activity has made it a popular tool for custom editing of eukaryotic genomes.) translates to MNNLTLGIDLGTNSIGWAIRDVSASENQIIKNGVLIFDKGVGEEKGVEFPKVKKRTESRGKRRNYQAEKYRKWEVLEFLINKGMCPLSIEELDQWRKYSKKDKRKYPQTERFINWLRFDFNGDGKPDFNLLGGDKHESYYLFRAKAISEEEKNKKVFQNNPEILGRVFYQLVQRRGFKGRDEEEAKTMLQGSKDGATKGRDEIADYIEKHISLGAALYYYQKDKSSNYEKIRIRQRYNLRKDYENELKEICRVQSLNEDDYKKLYKAIIWQRPLRTQKGLVGLCTYEKNKRRVPISHPFYEEYRTWVFINNLKIEAPQGEDLENYLQKKIYPLFLKSGNDFKLKTVLDRINRDGAKIHSKFSERPDTKVLSAKLLKKLEDILGENWKENYSWKASFERQAQPKKKLNKDYTIEDIWHVLFTFDNEEKLKEFGIQKLGLSEEQAEKFSKIRLQQGYATLSLSAIKKILPYLQKGFIYSKAVYMANLQKVLGTHEVSENFINHFAHEIDRIYEHASTVKQLNNVLNSLFRAELVAEGDYHLSENEDLDVSDLDSIQQKIIENLGKKTWKETDDITQKKYLDYVKKHFKEFLQKPLQAKKGGFMEQPRIHDQIFTYLQEHYPEQVPNGNIKFLWHPSEQEKYPNASDYQEVSLKNKTIYIKETELDRFLHKYPEAETEGISLKLLGDPEPISKGFKNPMALKSLHKLKQLLNFLLQTNQIDAHTRVVVEIARELNNANYRKALEKWQNERERENESFKKRIEEINKECSTSFDVNDKSLLRKIRLWEEQDRKCLYTGETINMCDVLNGEHYDIEHTIPASISFDSELKNLSLANKDFNNLIKGKRFPSQLNNYKEASTFNGKSIEPVIKNIESIFGKRTFYKKKIKRGKVEKEIVVEKWAKIADLEKQLDGLKNLSYIDNKDAKDYKIQQRHLLKFKLDYLKQKLQTFTIEEYKASWKNSQLRDTQIMTKYAVPYLRTVFNRVEVQKGAVVDIFKEVFNVKFLDDKKDRMKHSHHAMDGAILTLIPKPEHRDRIVKEYQLKKEENFRYIHHEQPIDWEDFKPYYIKQIEEESLINNLTEPRTLSQTFKKVRKRGEVDYIKYKDEKGKWQYKLDERYNKITKWAKGDSIRGQLHGESLYGAIKQAKRNEDNTIVFDEEKNMVLEDEIKLVVRKPLVYAKDAASPGFKNLADVEKVIVDKALFQMIAKQVEEAGSFKDALEKGIYMLDKKGEKVNKIRHIRCFERLKHTTAVSPHTHDFASDKEYKQTTYAQNGENVFCLFYKGKIKGKEERAINIIGIYDLAKMKDSIKEEKDFFEIPHFNSIQKKKYQLPLYTVLKSGQKAVFYKESLEELKELSDKELSERLYKMYIFENDGRIRLKHHLISGSTTDIKKEYKESSSMNFAEYTPLLRITANGWNFAIEEKDFEMNLDGSITWKF, encoded by the coding sequence ATGAATAACTTAACTTTAGGAATCGACCTTGGGACAAATTCAATCGGGTGGGCGATAAGAGATGTATCAGCATCCGAAAATCAAATTATTAAAAATGGCGTTTTAATTTTCGACAAAGGTGTTGGTGAAGAAAAAGGTGTAGAATTTCCTAAAGTTAAAAAGCGTACAGAAAGTAGGGGAAAACGAAGAAATTATCAAGCTGAAAAGTATAGAAAATGGGAGGTGCTTGAATTTTTAATTAATAAAGGCATGTGTCCTTTAAGTATTGAGGAGTTGGACCAATGGCGAAAATATTCAAAAAAGGATAAACGTAAATATCCGCAAACGGAAAGATTTATTAATTGGCTTAGGTTTGATTTTAATGGCGATGGTAAACCTGATTTTAATTTATTGGGAGGTGATAAACATGAAAGTTACTATTTATTTAGGGCGAAAGCTATAAGTGAAGAAGAGAAGAATAAAAAGGTGTTTCAGAATAATCCTGAAATTTTAGGCCGTGTTTTTTATCAATTAGTACAGAGAAGAGGGTTTAAAGGCCGCGATGAAGAGGAAGCGAAAACTATGCTTCAAGGTTCAAAAGATGGAGCGACAAAAGGTAGAGATGAAATAGCAGATTATATAGAAAAACATATAAGTTTAGGGGCCGCGCTTTACTATTATCAAAAGGATAAATCCTCTAATTATGAAAAAATAAGAATTCGTCAACGTTATAATTTACGTAAAGATTACGAAAATGAATTAAAAGAAATTTGTCGCGTACAAAGTTTAAACGAGGACGATTATAAAAAATTATATAAAGCGATTATCTGGCAACGCCCCTTACGAACTCAAAAAGGTTTGGTGGGGTTATGTACTTACGAGAAGAATAAACGTCGAGTGCCAATAAGTCATCCGTTTTATGAGGAATATAGAACATGGGTATTTATTAATAATCTTAAAATTGAAGCTCCACAGGGGGAAGATTTAGAGAATTATCTTCAGAAAAAAATATATCCGTTGTTTTTAAAAAGCGGTAACGATTTTAAATTGAAAACCGTTCTGGATAGAATTAATAGAGATGGGGCAAAAATACATTCCAAATTTAGTGAAAGGCCAGATACAAAAGTTTTATCGGCTAAACTACTAAAAAAGCTAGAGGATATTTTAGGCGAAAATTGGAAAGAAAATTATAGTTGGAAAGCTTCTTTTGAGCGTCAAGCACAGCCCAAAAAGAAACTAAATAAAGATTATACAATTGAAGATATTTGGCACGTATTGTTCACTTTTGATAATGAAGAAAAACTAAAAGAGTTTGGAATACAAAAACTAGGACTTTCTGAAGAACAAGCTGAAAAATTTTCAAAAATAAGATTACAGCAGGGGTATGCAACGCTAAGTCTTTCAGCGATAAAAAAGATACTTCCCTATCTGCAAAAAGGATTTATTTATTCAAAGGCTGTTTACATGGCAAATCTTCAAAAGGTTTTAGGAACGCACGAAGTATCTGAAAATTTTATCAATCATTTTGCTCATGAAATTGATAGAATTTATGAACATGCTTCTACAGTAAAACAACTCAACAATGTTTTAAATAGTCTTTTTAGAGCAGAATTGGTTGCTGAGGGTGACTATCATCTTTCGGAAAATGAAGATTTGGATGTCTCTGATTTAGATTCGATTCAGCAAAAAATTATTGAAAATTTAGGTAAAAAAACTTGGAAGGAGACAGATGATATAACTCAAAAAAAATATCTAGATTATGTAAAAAAACACTTTAAGGAGTTCTTGCAAAAGCCACTTCAAGCCAAAAAAGGTGGGTTTATGGAACAGCCTAGAATTCATGACCAGATTTTTACATATTTACAAGAACATTATCCTGAGCAGGTGCCAAATGGAAATATCAAGTTTTTATGGCATCCTTCCGAGCAAGAAAAGTACCCTAATGCGTCCGATTATCAAGAAGTTTCCTTAAAGAATAAAACTATTTATATTAAAGAAACCGAATTAGATAGATTTTTACATAAATACCCAGAGGCAGAAACCGAGGGTATTTCTTTAAAATTATTGGGAGACCCAGAGCCCATAAGTAAAGGCTTTAAAAATCCAATGGCTTTAAAAAGTTTGCATAAGCTAAAACAATTATTAAACTTTTTATTGCAAACCAATCAAATTGATGCTCATACTCGTGTTGTGGTTGAAATTGCTCGAGAACTAAACAATGCCAACTATAGAAAAGCTCTTGAAAAATGGCAAAATGAACGTGAGCGAGAAAACGAGTCTTTTAAAAAACGAATAGAGGAAATCAATAAAGAATGTAGCACTAGTTTTGATGTTAATGATAAATCGCTATTGCGCAAAATTCGTCTTTGGGAAGAGCAAGATAGGAAATGCCTTTACACAGGAGAAACCATTAATATGTGCGATGTACTTAATGGGGAGCATTACGATATTGAACATACCATTCCAGCAAGTATCAGTTTTGATAGTGAGTTAAAGAATTTAAGTCTAGCAAATAAAGATTTCAACAACCTGATTAAAGGAAAAAGATTTCCTTCACAACTTAATAATTATAAAGAAGCTTCAACTTTTAATGGGAAATCAATTGAGCCTGTTATAAAAAATATTGAAAGCATTTTTGGAAAACGAACTTTTTACAAAAAGAAAATAAAAAGGGGTAAAGTTGAAAAAGAAATAGTTGTTGAAAAATGGGCTAAAATAGCTGATTTAGAAAAACAGTTAGATGGATTAAAAAATCTAAGTTATATAGATAATAAAGACGCTAAAGATTATAAAATTCAGCAAAGACATCTCTTAAAATTCAAACTGGATTATTTAAAACAAAAACTACAAACTTTTACTATTGAAGAATATAAAGCGAGTTGGAAAAATAGTCAGTTACGAGATACTCAAATCATGACTAAATACGCTGTGCCTTATTTACGAACTGTGTTTAATCGTGTTGAGGTTCAAAAAGGCGCAGTGGTAGATATTTTTAAAGAAGTTTTTAATGTTAAATTTTTAGATGATAAAAAAGACCGAATGAAACACAGTCATCATGCCATGGACGGTGCTATATTAACGTTAATACCTAAACCAGAGCATCGTGATAGGATCGTTAAGGAATATCAACTTAAAAAAGAAGAAAACTTTAGGTATATACATCACGAACAACCGATAGATTGGGAAGACTTTAAACCTTATTACATTAAGCAAATTGAAGAAGAATCTCTTATCAATAATTTAACTGAGCCACGGACTTTAAGCCAAACCTTTAAAAAAGTTAGGAAACGTGGTGAGGTAGATTATATAAAATACAAAGATGAAAAAGGAAAATGGCAATACAAATTAGATGAAAGATATAATAAGATTACCAAGTGGGCAAAAGGAGATAGTATTCGCGGACAATTACATGGAGAGTCTTTGTATGGAGCTATAAAACAAGCCAAACGTAATGAAGATAATACCATTGTTTTTGATGAGGAAAAGAACATGGTATTAGAAGACGAAATCAAACTTGTCGTAAGAAAACCACTAGTCTACGCTAAAGATGCTGCTTCACCAGGTTTTAAAAATTTAGCAGATGTTGAAAAAGTTATTGTAGATAAAGCTTTATTTCAAATGATTGCAAAACAAGTTGAAGAAGCGGGAAGTTTTAAAGATGCTTTAGAAAAAGGTATTTATATGCTGGATAAAAAGGGAGAAAAGGTTAATAAAATAAGGCATATTAGGTGTTTTGAAAGATTAAAACATACTACTGCGGTAAGTCCACATACACATGATTTTGCTTCTGATAAAGAATATAAACAAACCACTTATGCGCAAAATGGTGAAAATGTATTTTGTCTTTTTTATAAGGGTAAAATAAAAGGAAAGGAAGAACGAGCTATTAACATTATCGGTATTTACGATTTAGCAAAAATGAAAGATAGTATAAAAGAGGAAAAAGATTTTTTTGAAATTCCCCATTTTAATTCTATTCAAAAGAAAAAGTATCAACTTCCACTATATACTGTTTTAAAATCGGGTCAAAAGGCTGTTTTTTATAAGGAAAGCTTAGAAGAGTTAAAAGAGCTTAGTGATAAAGAACTTTCTGAACGTTTGTATAAGATGTACATTTTTGAAAATGATGGAAGAATAAGATTAAAACATCATTTAATTTCAGGGAGCACCACTGATATCAAAAAAGAGTATAAAGAATCTTCCTCAATGAATTTTGCAGAGTACACTCCTCTTTTAAGAATTACAGCAAATGGCTGGAATTTTGCTATTGAAGAAAAAGATTTTGAAATGAATTTAGATGGTTCAATAACTTGGAAATTCTAA